One region of Streptomyces sp. NBC_00442 genomic DNA includes:
- a CDS encoding tetratricopeptide repeat protein, which translates to MAPSPDPQADPRVSERTPRTPSRLTREPNAAFRQVRGARSPGEFAAAVRRAAREIGEQVACDARYIGRVENGEIRCPNYAYERVFRHMFPGLTLADLGFSARESVRGRGARPAPAAPLIRLAPRPDHPDGPNDPPSQDHPPLYDHHDHRNHQNDEESDVLRRAFMTGSTAAMAAVSLGLDPVPAHSVQRVGEAEVNAVEDAVRRIRLLDDRHGADTLYQRAAQPLRTAYALLDASAARRSTHERLHAGTGELAISVGWLAHDSGRFGEARSHYAEALATARLAGDPALEAHAFCNMSFLARDMGRPREAMRAAQAGERAAQGLGSARLLSLLALREAGGWAGLGDRSACEEALGRAHSRFARGASGADPEWMSFFVEAELEMLQAQCFSALGDWSRAARHARRAGALQDPYFTRNLALYRAELADDLARAGAPAESAAVGQQVLDLLNQVRSTRIHAMLADTSRLLTPHRAAPEVAAFLERRAAVAV; encoded by the coding sequence ATGGCGCCGTCACCAGATCCCCAGGCAGACCCCCGGGTGAGCGAGCGGACTCCGCGGACGCCGAGCCGGCTCACGCGGGAACCCAACGCGGCGTTCCGGCAGGTGCGGGGCGCCAGGTCACCGGGCGAGTTCGCGGCCGCGGTGCGCCGCGCCGCCCGCGAGATCGGCGAGCAGGTCGCCTGTGACGCCCGCTACATCGGGCGGGTGGAGAACGGCGAGATCCGCTGCCCCAACTATGCGTACGAAAGGGTCTTCCGGCACATGTTCCCGGGTTTGACCCTGGCCGACTTGGGGTTCTCGGCACGGGAGTCGGTACGGGGCCGGGGGGCGCGCCCCGCCCCCGCCGCCCCCCTCATCCGCCTGGCACCCCGCCCCGACCACCCGGACGGCCCGAACGACCCGCCGTCGCAGGACCACCCCCCGCTGTACGACCACCACGACCACCGGAACCACCAGAACGACGAGGAGAGCGACGTGCTGCGTCGCGCATTCATGACGGGCTCCACCGCCGCGATGGCGGCCGTCTCACTGGGCCTCGACCCGGTGCCCGCACACTCCGTCCAGCGCGTCGGCGAGGCCGAGGTGAACGCCGTCGAGGATGCGGTGCGCCGGATCAGACTCCTGGACGACCGGCACGGCGCGGACACGCTCTACCAGCGTGCCGCGCAGCCGCTGCGCACCGCCTACGCCCTGCTCGACGCTAGTGCCGCCCGGCGCTCCACCCACGAGCGGCTGCATGCCGGCACGGGCGAACTGGCCATCTCGGTGGGCTGGTTGGCGCACGACTCGGGCCGCTTCGGTGAGGCCCGCTCGCACTATGCGGAGGCGCTCGCCACGGCGCGCCTCGCGGGCGACCCCGCGCTGGAGGCGCACGCGTTCTGCAACATGTCGTTCCTGGCCAGGGACATGGGCCGGCCGCGCGAGGCGATGCGGGCGGCCCAGGCGGGCGAGCGGGCGGCGCAGGGGCTCGGCTCGGCCCGGCTGCTCTCTTTGCTGGCGTTGCGCGAGGCGGGCGGATGGGCGGGGCTCGGCGACCGCTCCGCGTGCGAGGAGGCGCTCGGGCGGGCGCACAGCCGGTTCGCGCGGGGCGCCTCGGGCGCCGACCCCGAGTGGATGAGCTTCTTCGTCGAGGCCGAGCTCGAAATGCTCCAGGCGCAGTGCTTCTCGGCGCTGGGCGACTGGTCGCGGGCGGCCCGGCACGCGCGCCGGGCGGGGGCGCTGCAGGACCCCTACTTCACGCGGAACCTCGCGCTGTACCGGGCGGAACTCGCCGACGATCTCGCGCGGGCGGGAGCGCCGGCCGAATCCGCGGCGGTGGGCCAGCAGGTCCTCGACCTCCTGAACCAGGTCCGGTCCACCCGCATCCACGCGATGCTGGCGGACACGTCCCGTCTTTTGACCCCGCACCGGGCCGCGCCGGAGGTGGCGGCGTTCCTGGAACGGAGGGCGGCGGTGGCGGTGTAG
- a CDS encoding response regulator transcription factor, translating into MASVLVVEDDQFVRSALIRHLTEASHTVRSVGTALEALREVAHIRFDVVILDLGLPDLDGSEALKMLRGITDVPVIIATARDDETEIVRLLNDGADDYLTKPFSVEHLSARMAAVLRRARATAGAEPPSRVLQVGGLRVDPLRRQAELDGTGLDLTRREFDLLAFLAGRPGVVVPRKELLAEVWQQSYGDDQTIDVHLSWLRRKLGETAARPRYLHTLRGVGVKLEPPR; encoded by the coding sequence ATGGCAAGTGTGCTCGTGGTCGAGGACGACCAGTTTGTCCGCTCCGCCCTCATCCGCCACCTCACCGAGGCCTCCCACACGGTACGGAGCGTCGGCACGGCACTTGAGGCGCTGCGCGAAGTGGCCCATATCCGTTTCGACGTGGTCATCCTGGACCTCGGACTCCCCGATCTGGACGGGTCCGAGGCGCTCAAGATGCTCCGCGGCATCACCGACGTACCGGTGATCATCGCGACCGCGCGGGACGACGAGACGGAGATCGTCCGGCTGCTCAACGACGGCGCCGACGACTACCTCACCAAGCCGTTCTCCGTGGAACACCTCTCCGCGCGGATGGCTGCAGTGCTGCGCCGGGCGCGCGCCACGGCCGGGGCCGAACCGCCCTCGCGGGTGCTCCAGGTCGGCGGGCTCCGCGTCGACCCGCTGCGCCGCCAGGCCGAACTCGACGGCACCGGGCTCGACCTGACCCGGCGCGAGTTCGACCTTCTCGCCTTCCTCGCCGGCCGGCCCGGCGTGGTCGTGCCGCGCAAGGAGCTGCTCGCCGAGGTGTGGCAGCAGTCCTACGGCGACGACCAGACCATCGACGTCCATCTGTCCTGGCTGCGAAGGAAGTTGGGGGAGACGGCCGCCCGGCCCCGCTATCTGCACACCTTGCGCGGTGTCGGCGTGAAGCTGGAGCCGCCACGATGA
- a CDS encoding phosphatase PAP2 family protein, translated as MQPQHHATRPRWWTELPLIAIIYAAYSLGRLIVRGDEARATEHGLSILRLEKSLHLNAEHPLNRLFTHTPALGIPADFVYASLHYLITPAVLIWLFRRRPWQYRAARGWLMTSTLLGLVGFTFLPTCPPRLLPAVQGFTDTMAQYGSYGWWGGEASAPRGMGGMTNQFAAMPSLHVGWALWSGVMLWRFGGSRITKIAAVVYPLTITFVVMGTANHYLLDAVAGVAVMGLGLLLSRPLLRLAERVRARFAPAPSATRAPIVSPGCQTSPGEPIPGQRTSSRIPAEAVDGTPSKAR; from the coding sequence ATGCAGCCGCAGCACCATGCCACGCGACCGCGCTGGTGGACCGAACTCCCCCTGATCGCGATCATCTACGCGGCGTACTCGCTGGGACGGCTGATCGTACGGGGCGACGAGGCGCGGGCCACCGAGCACGGCCTGTCCATCCTGCGCCTGGAGAAGTCGCTCCACCTCAACGCCGAGCACCCGCTGAACCGGCTGTTCACGCACACCCCGGCCCTGGGCATACCCGCCGACTTCGTCTACGCCTCGCTGCACTACCTCATAACCCCGGCCGTGCTGATCTGGCTGTTCCGCCGGCGCCCGTGGCAGTACCGGGCCGCCCGCGGCTGGCTGATGACGTCCACCCTGCTCGGCCTCGTCGGCTTCACGTTCCTGCCGACGTGCCCGCCCCGGCTGCTGCCCGCGGTGCAGGGCTTCACGGACACGATGGCGCAGTACGGCTCGTACGGCTGGTGGGGCGGCGAGGCGAGCGCGCCGCGCGGCATGGGCGGGATGACCAACCAGTTCGCAGCGATGCCCAGCCTGCACGTGGGATGGGCGCTGTGGTCCGGGGTGATGCTGTGGCGCTTCGGCGGCAGTCGGATCACGAAGATCGCCGCCGTCGTGTACCCGCTGACCATCACGTTCGTGGTGATGGGCACCGCCAACCACTACCTCCTCGACGCGGTCGCCGGCGTCGCCGTGATGGGCCTCGGCCTGCTGCTCTCCAGGCCGTTGCTGCGGCTCGCGGAGCGCGTGCGCGCCCGCTTCGCGCCCGCCCCTTCCGCCACCCGTGCCCCGATTGTCAGTCCCGGATGCCAGACTTCCCCGGGTGAGCCAATCCCTGGGCAGCGGACCTCCTCCCGCATCCCCGCAGAAGCCGTCGACGGCACTCCGTCGAAGGCTCGCTGA
- a CDS encoding bifunctional DNA primase/polymerase, giving the protein MSSGDGDGGSSGVRQTKTGGGPLTAVSRRGGQAGGDGALDIFSVLRDEGGHQAGEVTAAGAAWLSSASGHPRSTLALWEARPTAPGVLPCGSVFDVVNVPSMFGRRMLDRLWAEGPGSGPVAIHRGRMLLFAAPGTAQRLPSLLEWEEWHRPDAPVPPLLCHGAGDAVTVPALVRPERENSGAARWLVAPDTRRPWLPGPDVLLWACVRAARNEPADVPGISIFPRADQGANVYDVSRRR; this is encoded by the coding sequence ATGAGCAGCGGCGATGGCGACGGCGGGAGCAGTGGCGTGCGGCAGACGAAGACGGGTGGCGGACCCCTCACGGCGGTGAGCCGGCGCGGCGGGCAGGCCGGTGGCGACGGCGCCCTGGACATCTTCTCCGTCCTGCGCGACGAGGGAGGCCACCAGGCAGGCGAGGTGACCGCGGCGGGCGCCGCCTGGCTGTCGTCCGCGTCCGGCCACCCGCGCAGCACCCTCGCCCTGTGGGAGGCCCGGCCGACCGCACCCGGCGTTCTGCCCTGCGGCTCGGTGTTCGACGTGGTCAATGTGCCGTCGATGTTCGGGCGCCGCATGCTGGACCGCTTATGGGCCGAGGGTCCGGGCTCGGGCCCCGTCGCGATCCACCGCGGCCGCATGCTCCTGTTCGCGGCGCCCGGGACCGCGCAGCGCCTGCCCTCGCTCCTGGAGTGGGAGGAGTGGCACCGCCCCGACGCCCCGGTGCCGCCGCTCCTGTGCCACGGAGCCGGCGACGCCGTCACCGTCCCGGCCCTGGTGCGCCCGGAGCGGGAGAACTCCGGCGCGGCCCGCTGGCTGGTCGCCCCCGACACCCGCCGCCCCTGGCTGCCCGGACCCGACGTCCTGCTGTGGGCCTGCGTCCGGGCCGCGCGGAACGAGCCCGCGGACGTTCCCGGGATATCGATTTTTCCTCGCGCGGATCAGGGTGCTAATGTCTACGACGTCAGCAGGCGCCGCTAG
- a CDS encoding MerR family transcriptional regulator has product MSESTWKVGPLAEASGLTVRTLHHWDTIGLLSPSRRTAGGHRAYTESDVGRLYQVLALRGLGLGLDTIAVCLDSGVDPARVLRDHRESVEAHLAALTALRDRLTDIEEELADGRPPTTSAVLDALRATGAAEGAVRRHLDDEQMRALGRHGAAAGPAAHYLLEVEWPELYRRAEELRVAGTEPTDPRVRGLVARMDELSALFGGGDRTLSAGVRAAWREDPAALSGDASARPGQWDGLMEYLEAAR; this is encoded by the coding sequence ATGAGTGAATCCACCTGGAAGGTGGGCCCCCTGGCGGAGGCCAGTGGGCTCACCGTCCGCACCCTGCACCACTGGGACACCATCGGCCTGCTCTCGCCGTCCCGCCGCACCGCGGGCGGCCACCGCGCGTACACGGAGTCCGACGTCGGGCGCCTCTACCAGGTGCTCGCCCTGCGCGGCCTGGGCCTCGGGCTCGACACCATCGCCGTCTGTCTGGACTCCGGGGTCGATCCGGCGCGCGTTCTGCGCGACCACCGCGAGAGCGTCGAGGCGCACCTCGCCGCGCTGACCGCCCTGCGGGACCGGCTCACGGACATCGAGGAGGAGCTGGCGGACGGCCGGCCCCCGACAACCTCGGCGGTCCTCGACGCGCTGCGCGCGACCGGCGCCGCGGAAGGGGCGGTCCGCCGCCACCTCGACGACGAGCAGATGCGGGCGCTCGGCCGGCACGGCGCGGCGGCAGGCCCGGCCGCCCACTACCTCCTGGAGGTCGAGTGGCCCGAACTGTACCGACGGGCCGAGGAGTTGAGGGTGGCCGGCACCGAGCCGACCGATCCGCGCGTACGCGGTCTTGTGGCCCGGATGGACGAGTTGAGCGCGCTGTTCGGCGGAGGTGACCGGACGCTCTCGGCGGGCGTGCGGGCCGCGTGGCGCGAGGATCCGGCGGCGCTGTCCGGGGACGCGTCGGCGAGGCCGGGGCAGTGGGACGGGCTGATGGAGTACCTGGAGGCGGCACGATGA
- a CDS encoding cellulose binding domain-containing protein, with product MATSTHRRTTSGKTKVIGGLVAAAVVGGGALALTGTAQAASVGAAYTKTSSWTGGYTGQYVITNDTAKPLTDWTLEFDLPAGTTLSSLWNGDQTVKGRHVTVKPPSWNKGGLAAGKSVTIGFVTAAAGTAGDPTGCLIDQEKCSVDSGATPQPSGRPTERPTSQPSQPASTKPSSKPTTKPTATPSRTATATPTPSKPSGSGTAGGGAGFSPYVDTSLYPTYDLAGTADKTGVKQFTLAFVTSGGGCAPLWGGVTDLPGDKVASQIGALRAKGGDVRVSFGGASGSELGLVCKSADDLAAAYGKVVDAYKLTKVDFDIEGAALPDTAANTRRAQAIAKLQQSHPGLDVSFTLPVMPEGLTQPGVDLVADAKKNGVKVSAVNIMAMDYGPSYSGDMGDYAIQAATATQAQIKGVLGLTDSAAWKAVAVTPMIGVNDVNVEKFTVADATKLVGFAQSKGLAWLAMWSAARDQQCSGGAKNSADPTCSSIAQEPLAFTKAFGAYK from the coding sequence ATGGCCACCAGCACGCATCGCCGCACGACGAGCGGCAAGACCAAGGTGATCGGCGGTCTCGTCGCCGCGGCGGTCGTCGGCGGCGGAGCCCTCGCGCTCACCGGCACAGCCCAGGCCGCCTCCGTCGGCGCGGCGTACACCAAGACCAGCAGCTGGACCGGTGGTTACACCGGGCAGTACGTCATCACCAACGACACCGCCAAGCCCCTCACCGACTGGACCCTGGAGTTCGACCTGCCGGCCGGCACCACGCTCTCCTCCCTCTGGAACGGCGACCAGACCGTCAAGGGCCGGCACGTCACCGTGAAGCCCCCGAGCTGGAACAAGGGCGGGCTCGCCGCGGGCAAGTCGGTGACCATCGGCTTCGTCACCGCCGCCGCCGGTACCGCCGGCGACCCGACCGGCTGTCTCATAGACCAGGAGAAGTGTTCCGTCGACTCCGGCGCCACCCCGCAGCCCAGCGGACGCCCCACCGAGCGGCCCACCTCCCAGCCCTCCCAGCCGGCGAGCACCAAGCCCAGCTCCAAGCCGACCACCAAGCCGACCGCCACCCCGTCCAGGACGGCCACCGCGACGCCCACTCCGAGCAAGCCGTCGGGCAGCGGCACCGCGGGCGGCGGCGCCGGGTTCTCGCCGTACGTCGACACCTCGCTCTACCCGACGTACGACCTGGCCGGCACCGCCGACAAGACCGGCGTCAAGCAGTTCACCCTCGCCTTCGTCACCTCCGGCGGCGGCTGCGCCCCGCTGTGGGGCGGAGTCACCGACCTGCCGGGCGACAAGGTCGCCTCGCAGATCGGCGCGCTGCGCGCCAAGGGCGGCGACGTCCGGGTCTCCTTCGGCGGCGCCTCCGGCTCCGAACTCGGCCTGGTCTGCAAGAGCGCCGACGACCTGGCCGCCGCGTACGGCAAGGTCGTCGACGCCTACAAGCTCACCAAGGTCGACTTCGACATCGAGGGTGCCGCGCTGCCCGACACCGCCGCCAACACCCGCCGTGCGCAGGCCATCGCCAAGCTCCAGCAGTCCCACCCCGGGCTCGACGTCTCGTTCACGCTGCCCGTGATGCCCGAGGGGCTCACCCAGCCCGGCGTCGACCTCGTCGCCGACGCCAAGAAGAACGGCGTCAAGGTCTCCGCCGTCAACATCATGGCGATGGACTACGGGCCCTCCTACAGCGGTGACATGGGCGACTACGCGATCCAGGCCGCCACGGCGACCCAGGCCCAGATCAAGGGAGTTCTGGGTCTGACGGACTCCGCCGCATGGAAGGCCGTAGCGGTCACGCCGATGATCGGCGTCAATGACGTCAACGTCGAGAAGTTCACCGTCGCGGACGCCACCAAGCTCGTCGGCTTCGCCCAGTCCAAGGGCCTGGCCTGGCTCGCCATGTGGTCCGCCGCCCGTGACCAGCAGTGCTCCGGCGGCGCCAAGAACTCCGCCGACCCCACCTGCTCCTCGATCGCCCAGGAGCCGCTCGCCTTCACCAAGGCCTTCGGCGCCTACAAGTAG
- a CDS encoding sensor histidine kinase → MRWALVKVCLAVTVMVVVAFAVPLGMVIKEMARDRAFSNAERQAAAIGPTLSITTDRDALERAVASTQSGAEGRMAVHVPADPAVPGSAPVDIGTQRAEGQDLETTRKVIKASISDVSGGSTLLQPTALSSGQIAIVEVFVPEAEVSNGVATAWLVLAGVGIALIIGSVAVADRLGVRMVRPAQRLAGAAQDLGEGKLGARVPEEGPTELRQAAVAFNSMADQVVQLLANERELAADLSHRLRTPLTVLRLNAASLGDGPAADQTRAAVEQLEREVDTIIRTARDAKPKTQPAGPGSGCDACEVILDRMAFWSALAEDEGREVRLAGVDRPIRIPVARPDLVAVLDALLGNVFRHTPEGTAFSVDVHNGEEAVIVLVSDAGPGISDPRAALARGNSGGRPGSTGLGLDIVRRVAESTGGDVRIGHSVLGGTEVRLWIGLGAATPTRRGHRLRRRGAPA, encoded by the coding sequence ATGAGATGGGCGCTGGTCAAGGTCTGCCTCGCCGTGACCGTGATGGTGGTCGTCGCCTTCGCGGTGCCTCTCGGCATGGTCATCAAGGAGATGGCCCGCGACCGGGCGTTCTCCAACGCCGAACGCCAGGCCGCGGCGATCGGGCCCACGCTGTCCATCACCACCGACCGCGACGCCCTGGAGCGGGCCGTCGCCTCCACCCAGTCCGGTGCCGAGGGCCGGATGGCCGTGCACGTGCCGGCCGACCCGGCCGTGCCGGGCAGTGCGCCGGTGGACATCGGCACACAGCGGGCCGAGGGGCAGGACCTCGAAACCACCCGCAAGGTCATCAAGGCCTCGATCTCCGACGTCTCGGGCGGCTCCACGCTGCTCCAGCCGACCGCGCTCAGCTCCGGGCAGATCGCGATCGTCGAGGTCTTCGTGCCGGAGGCCGAGGTCAGCAACGGCGTGGCGACGGCCTGGCTGGTCCTCGCCGGGGTCGGCATCGCGCTGATCATCGGCTCGGTGGCCGTCGCCGACCGCCTCGGGGTACGTATGGTCCGCCCGGCCCAGCGGCTCGCCGGCGCGGCGCAGGACCTGGGCGAGGGGAAGCTCGGGGCGCGGGTCCCGGAGGAGGGGCCCACCGAACTGCGCCAAGCGGCGGTGGCCTTCAACTCCATGGCGGACCAGGTCGTCCAACTGCTCGCCAATGAACGGGAGTTGGCGGCCGACCTCTCGCACCGGCTGCGTACGCCGCTCACCGTGCTCCGACTGAACGCGGCCTCCCTCGGGGACGGGCCCGCGGCCGACCAGACGCGGGCCGCGGTCGAGCAGCTGGAGCGCGAGGTCGACACGATCATCCGCACGGCGCGGGACGCCAAGCCCAAGACCCAGCCGGCCGGGCCGGGCTCGGGCTGCGACGCCTGTGAGGTGATCCTCGACCGGATGGCGTTCTGGTCGGCGCTCGCCGAGGACGAGGGCCGCGAGGTGCGGCTCGCGGGCGTGGACCGGCCCATCCGCATCCCGGTGGCCCGGCCCGACCTCGTCGCGGTGCTCGACGCGCTGCTCGGCAACGTGTTCCGGCACACGCCGGAGGGGACGGCGTTCTCGGTGGACGTCCACAACGGGGAGGAGGCGGTGATCGTGCTGGTCTCCGACGCGGGGCCCGGCATCTCCGACCCCCGGGCGGCGCTGGCCCGCGGCAACAGCGGGGGGCGTCCCGGGTCGACGGGGCTCGGCCTCGACATCGTCCGCCGGGTCGCCGAGTCGACGGGCGGCGATGTCCGGATCGGTCACTCCGTGCTCGGCGGCACGGAGGTGCGCCTGTGGATCGGGCTCGGTGCGGCCACCCCGACCCGCCGAGGCCACCGCCTCCGCCGCCGCGGCGCCCCCGCCTGA
- a CDS encoding AAA domain-containing protein produces the protein MTAFDPGAAATAATDAILADTLHGTSRGVVVDSPPGAGKSTLVVRAALELAAAGRPLMVVAQTNSQVDDLVVRLAEKAPDLPVGRLHSSDSDPYDKALDDLENVRKSSKAGDLAGLDVVISTSAKWAHVKDVEPWRHAIVDEAYQMRSDALLAVAGLFERALFVGDPGQLDPFAIADAEQWAGLSYDPSASAVSTLLAHNPELPQHRLPVSWRLPASAAPLVSDAFYPFTPFRSGTGHGDRRLAFGVAPDGSAADRAVDEAARSGWALLELPARHTPRTDPEAVHAVALVVRRLLDRGGAATSERSPDPAPLTADRIAVGTAHRDQAASIRAALTELGVSGVAVDTANRLQGREFDVTVVLHPLSGRPDATAFHLETGRLCVLASRHRHACIVVCRAGVTDLLDDHPSTEPVQLGVTVKFPDGWEANHAVLSHLAEHRIPWRP, from the coding sequence GTGACCGCCTTCGATCCCGGGGCCGCGGCGACCGCGGCCACCGACGCGATCCTCGCCGACACCCTGCACGGCACGTCGCGCGGCGTCGTCGTCGACTCGCCGCCGGGCGCCGGAAAGTCCACGCTCGTGGTGCGCGCCGCGCTCGAACTCGCCGCCGCGGGACGGCCGTTGATGGTGGTGGCCCAGACCAACTCCCAGGTCGACGACCTCGTGGTCCGCCTCGCCGAGAAGGCCCCGGACCTGCCGGTCGGCCGTCTGCACAGCAGCGACAGCGACCCGTACGACAAGGCCCTCGACGATTTGGAGAACGTGCGGAAGTCGTCGAAGGCGGGCGACCTGGCGGGTCTCGACGTGGTGATCTCCACGTCCGCGAAGTGGGCGCACGTGAAGGATGTCGAGCCGTGGCGGCACGCGATCGTGGACGAGGCGTACCAGATGCGCTCGGACGCCCTCCTCGCGGTGGCCGGGCTCTTCGAGCGGGCACTGTTCGTGGGCGACCCGGGCCAGCTCGACCCGTTCGCGATCGCCGACGCCGAGCAGTGGGCGGGCCTGTCGTACGACCCGTCGGCGAGCGCGGTCTCCACGCTCCTCGCGCACAACCCCGAGCTGCCGCAGCACCGGCTGCCCGTCTCCTGGCGCCTGCCCGCGTCGGCGGCGCCGCTGGTGTCGGACGCGTTCTATCCGTTCACGCCGTTCCGCAGCGGCACCGGCCACGGCGACCGCCGGCTCGCCTTCGGCGTCGCGCCGGACGGCTCGGCGGCGGACCGCGCCGTCGACGAGGCCGCCCGGTCGGGCTGGGCCCTGCTGGAGCTGCCGGCCCGGCACACCCCGCGCACCGACCCGGAGGCGGTGCACGCGGTCGCGCTCGTCGTACGCCGCCTCCTCGACCGGGGCGGCGCCGCGACCAGCGAGCGCTCCCCCGACCCGGCCCCGCTCACCGCGGACCGGATCGCGGTCGGCACCGCGCACCGCGACCAGGCCGCCTCGATCCGGGCGGCGCTCACGGAGCTGGGCGTGAGCGGGGTGGCGGTCGACACGGCGAACCGGCTCCAGGGCAGGGAGTTCGACGTGACGGTCGTCCTGCACCCGCTCTCGGGCCGCCCGGACGCGACGGCCTTCCACCTGGAGACGGGCCGCCTGTGCGTCCTGGCCTCGCGCCACCGGCACGCCTGCATCGTGGTCTGCCGCGCAGGCGTGACCGACCTCCTGGACGACCACCCCTCGACGGAACCGGTCCAGCTCGGCGTGACGGTGAAATTCCCGGACGGCTGGGAGGCGAACCACGCGGTCCTTTCCCACCTCGCGGAACACCGCATCCCCTGGCGCCCCTGA
- a CDS encoding histidine phosphatase family protein yields the protein MAAAAPRILLARHGQTEWSLAGKHTGRTDIPLLDEGRRGAKLLGERLHRSPWDGLPGVEVRTSPLVRAAETCELAGFGERAEPWDALMEYDYGAYEGMTPPEIQAVRPGWFIWRDGVPDGESLAQVAARADEVVAWARSAGRDVLVFAHGHILRSIAARWLGEDISFAARVRLDPTSLSVLGWAYGEPAVERWNDTGHLER from the coding sequence ATGGCAGCCGCCGCACCGCGCATCCTGCTGGCCCGGCACGGGCAGACCGAGTGGTCGCTCGCGGGCAAGCACACCGGCCGGACCGACATCCCCCTCCTCGACGAGGGCCGCCGCGGCGCGAAGCTGCTCGGGGAGAGGCTGCACCGGTCGCCCTGGGACGGGCTGCCCGGCGTCGAGGTCCGCACGAGCCCCCTCGTCCGGGCCGCGGAGACCTGCGAACTCGCCGGGTTCGGGGAGCGGGCCGAGCCGTGGGACGCGCTCATGGAGTACGACTACGGGGCGTACGAGGGCATGACGCCGCCCGAGATCCAGGCGGTGCGGCCCGGCTGGTTCATCTGGCGGGACGGGGTGCCGGACGGGGAGAGCCTGGCGCAGGTCGCCGCGCGGGCGGACGAGGTGGTGGCGTGGGCGCGGTCCGCGGGGCGGGACGTGCTGGTCTTCGCGCACGGGCACATTCTGCGGTCCATCGCGGCGCGGTGGCTGGGCGAGGACATCTCCTTCGCGGCGCGGGTCCGGCTCGATCCGACGTCGCTGTCGGTGCTTGGGTGGGCGTACGGGGAGCCGGCGGTCGAGCGGTGGAACGACACGGGCCACCTGGAGCGCTGA
- a CDS encoding spermidine synthase: MAKSSRRRGSGPEPVVEAVDGGLAELIPDRDRSGGWTLLLDGAPQSHVDLDAPERLTFEYQRRLGHVIDLAAPAGRPLNVLHLGGGAFTLARYVAATRPRSSQQIVELDAALVQLVRRELPLDPGARIRVRGGDARAGLAKLPDAWADLVIADVFSGARTPAHLTSAEFLDDVRRVLKPDGTYAANLADGPPLAHLRGQIATAAGVFPELALAADPTVLRGKRFGNAVLVGSAVPLPVAELTRRIAGDPHPGRVQHGRELADFTGGAAAVRDASAKPSPAPPASAFR; encoded by the coding sequence ATGGCGAAGAGCAGCAGGCGGCGGGGGTCGGGTCCGGAACCCGTCGTGGAGGCGGTGGACGGCGGGCTCGCGGAGCTCATACCCGACCGGGACCGTTCGGGCGGATGGACGCTGCTGCTCGACGGGGCGCCCCAGTCGCACGTCGACCTCGACGCCCCGGAGCGCCTGACCTTCGAGTACCAGCGCAGGCTCGGCCACGTCATCGATCTCGCGGCGCCGGCCGGCCGGCCCCTGAACGTCCTGCATCTGGGCGGCGGCGCCTTCACCCTGGCCCGCTACGTCGCGGCGACCCGGCCCCGCTCCAGCCAGCAGATCGTCGAGCTCGACGCCGCGCTCGTCCAACTGGTGCGCCGGGAGCTGCCGCTCGACCCCGGGGCCCGGATCCGGGTGCGGGGCGGCGACGCGCGGGCCGGGCTCGCCAAGCTCCCCGATGCCTGGGCCGACCTCGTGATCGCGGACGTGTTCAGCGGGGCCCGTACCCCTGCGCACCTGACCAGTGCCGAGTTCCTCGACGACGTGCGCAGGGTGCTCAAGCCGGACGGCACGTACGCCGCGAACCTCGCCGACGGGCCGCCGCTCGCCCATCTGAGAGGCCAGATAGCCACGGCCGCCGGGGTCTTCCCCGAGCTCGCGCTCGCCGCCGATCCCACGGTGCTGCGCGGCAAGCGGTTCGGCAACGCGGTGCTGGTCGGCTCCGCGGTGCCGCTGCCCGTCGCCGAGCTGACCCGGCGGATCGCGGGCGACCCGCACCCCGGCCGGGTCCAGCACGGGCGGGAGCTCGCCGACTTCACGGGCGGGGCGGCGGCGGTGCGCGACGCGAGCGCCAAGCCCTCGCCCGCGCCGCCCGCCTCGGCCTTCCGGTGA